The Maridesulfovibrio zosterae DSM 11974 genome contains a region encoding:
- a CDS encoding rubrerythrin family protein, whose product MSKTSENLSAAFAGESQANRKYLAFAEKAESEGKPGVAKLFRAAAAAETIHAHAHLRLMKGIGSTEENLKAAIEGETFEFKSMYPDMMEDAKAEGENAVLRYFGFANEAEKIHAELYSAALEADSDKFADAEFYICSVCGHTQDGAATDKCPICGAAAKAYNKVD is encoded by the coding sequence ATGTCTAAAACATCAGAAAATTTGAGCGCAGCTTTCGCAGGTGAATCACAGGCTAATCGTAAATACCTCGCATTTGCTGAAAAAGCAGAGTCCGAAGGTAAACCCGGTGTTGCTAAACTTTTCCGCGCAGCAGCTGCAGCTGAAACTATTCACGCTCATGCGCATCTTCGTCTTATGAAAGGAATTGGTTCTACTGAAGAAAACCTTAAAGCTGCAATTGAAGGTGAGACTTTCGAATTCAAGTCCATGTATCCTGATATGATGGAAGATGCAAAAGCTGAAGGTGAGAATGCTGTTCTTCGTTACTTCGGTTTTGCTAACGAAGCTGAAAAAATTCATGCAGAACTTTACTCAGCAGCTCTTGAAGCTGATAGTGATAAATTTGCTGACGCAGAATTTTATATCTGTTCAGTATGTGGTCACACTCAGGATGGTGCTGCAACTGACAAATGTCCTATCTGCGGTGCTGCTGCAAAAGCATATAACAAAGTAGATTAA
- the map gene encoding type I methionyl aminopeptidase produces MILKNKNQIELMRAAGLLLYKAHIVAKEMIEPGITTAAIDAEVEKFILTNNAIPLFKGVQGKVPFPAACCMSVNEEIVHGIPSQRKLTDGDILSIDIGVRLNGWCSDCACTHAIGEIDTEKQKLMDVTEECLRLAIREIKPGLKWSKIAKEMAQYARSNSFSVVETLVGHGIGEGLWESPQIPNYHSRVLRDFKLKEGLVIAVEPMINAGVKNTQTLDDHWTIVTKDHKPSAHFEHTIAVTASGAQVLTCGPDGEGWAM; encoded by the coding sequence ATGATATTAAAAAATAAAAATCAGATCGAGCTTATGCGCGCAGCAGGACTGCTGCTCTATAAAGCACATATCGTGGCCAAAGAAATGATCGAACCTGGAATAACTACCGCTGCAATTGATGCTGAAGTAGAAAAATTTATTTTAACTAATAATGCTATCCCTCTCTTTAAAGGTGTTCAGGGCAAAGTACCTTTTCCTGCTGCATGCTGTATGTCTGTGAACGAAGAAATCGTCCACGGTATACCGTCACAAAGAAAGCTTACTGACGGTGATATTCTAAGTATTGATATCGGGGTACGTCTGAATGGCTGGTGCTCCGACTGTGCCTGTACCCATGCCATTGGTGAAATTGATACCGAGAAACAAAAACTCATGGACGTAACTGAAGAATGTCTGCGTCTTGCTATCCGGGAAATCAAGCCGGGATTAAAGTGGAGCAAGATTGCTAAAGAAATGGCTCAGTATGCCCGCTCAAACAGTTTTTCAGTTGTTGAAACTTTAGTTGGACATGGTATAGGAGAAGGTCTATGGGAATCCCCACAAATACCTAATTACCACAGCAGAGTTTTAAGGGATTTCAAGCTTAAAGAAGGACTCGTCATTGCGGTAGAGCCTATGATAAATGCAGGAGTTAAAAACACTCAGACTCTTGATGATCATTGGACTATTGTGACCAAAGACCATAAACCTTCTGCCCATTTTGAACATACCATCGCTGTAACTGCATCAGGAGCACAAGTTCTGACCTGCGGTCCTGACGGCGAAGGCTGGGCCATGTAG
- a CDS encoding methyl-accepting chemotaxis protein — MNFKSIKTKIILMSACCIALSAVLLISLQIRDQKKNTAFVQSEVSKLIEDKTKQGLMGIAEAQAGVIRVELLKNIDTARTLAGVFKSIRSRDANDPNLREIFNDILLTVLKDNKNFLGTYSAWQPNAIDGNDDLYKGRTDQGYDSSGRFVPYWNRDQQGKIARQALVGYEDASLHPNGVTKGGWYLFPRQRGLPNILDPFPYIVQGKQEWLTTMSVPVVVDGKFLGIAGTDLRLNFVQKLSEKVASQLYEGKAKVKVISNLGIIVADSATPTNVGKPIDQINEENMELIKKDIKDEKSYINLGEEDGLVQALAPINLGQTKTPWAVLIEVDRNIVFAKSIHLHEELVNNAYQSAIFAISAGAAIVALACIVLWFLTGGIVKPIKQSVTFAESVAKGDFDQELNINQADEIGVLADSLKVMVDNLKKMITEAEDKSRQAEEETARANIAVEEANEAKEHAARAERDGKIQAAQELEEIVNIVTSASEELAAQIEQSRRGTEDQSAQITETATAMEEMNVTVLEVAKNASNSSETANMAREKAQAGSEIVSRVLKSMEELQGVALQLKDNVTSLGRDAEGIGQVMEVISDIADQTNLLALNAAIEAARAGEAGRGFAVVADEVRKLAEKTMTATNEVGKAITDIQKGTTDNIQNVDKAVIKIDETTKLSTESGASLDAIVNFVDDTSNQVQNIATAAEEQSAASEQINQSLSQVADISNETAKAMGESAIAVEEVAKQTQALQKLINHMKE; from the coding sequence ATGAACTTTAAATCAATAAAGACAAAAATTATTCTGATGTCAGCGTGTTGTATTGCGCTATCAGCAGTATTACTGATTTCACTACAAATTCGTGACCAGAAAAAAAACACGGCTTTCGTTCAATCTGAAGTATCAAAACTTATTGAAGACAAAACAAAACAAGGACTTATGGGAATTGCTGAAGCTCAGGCTGGTGTAATCCGGGTTGAACTGCTTAAAAATATTGATACCGCAAGAACTCTTGCCGGCGTATTTAAGTCCATTAGATCCAGAGATGCTAATGACCCGAATCTCAGAGAGATTTTTAACGACATACTGCTTACTGTTTTAAAAGATAATAAAAATTTTCTTGGTACTTACAGTGCCTGGCAGCCAAATGCAATTGATGGAAATGATGATTTATACAAAGGCAGAACTGATCAGGGATATGATTCAAGCGGTCGCTTTGTCCCATACTGGAACAGAGATCAACAAGGTAAGATAGCTAGACAAGCCCTTGTCGGATATGAAGACGCCAGTCTACATCCCAATGGAGTGACTAAAGGTGGCTGGTATCTCTTTCCAAGACAAAGAGGCCTTCCAAATATTTTAGATCCATTCCCTTATATTGTTCAAGGAAAACAGGAATGGCTCACAACAATGTCGGTTCCGGTCGTTGTTGATGGTAAATTTCTTGGAATTGCAGGTACAGATTTAAGACTTAATTTTGTTCAAAAGCTAAGTGAAAAAGTTGCTTCTCAATTGTATGAAGGCAAAGCAAAAGTTAAAGTTATTAGTAACCTTGGTATCATAGTTGCCGACAGCGCCACTCCAACAAATGTAGGAAAGCCCATTGATCAAATTAATGAAGAGAATATGGAGCTTATTAAAAAAGATATTAAAGATGAAAAATCCTATATTAATCTTGGAGAAGAAGATGGTCTTGTTCAGGCTTTAGCCCCTATTAATTTAGGACAAACCAAAACTCCATGGGCTGTTTTAATTGAAGTTGACAGAAATATTGTTTTTGCCAAATCAATTCACCTGCATGAAGAACTAGTCAATAATGCATATCAAAGCGCCATTTTTGCAATTTCAGCAGGAGCAGCAATTGTTGCGCTTGCATGTATAGTTCTTTGGTTCTTAACAGGTGGAATTGTGAAACCGATTAAACAATCTGTTACATTTGCAGAAAGCGTTGCAAAAGGCGATTTTGATCAGGAACTGAATATTAATCAGGCTGATGAAATAGGTGTCTTAGCTGATTCCTTGAAAGTGATGGTAGATAATCTTAAAAAAATGATCACTGAGGCCGAAGATAAGAGTAGACAGGCCGAGGAAGAAACAGCAAGAGCAAACATTGCTGTAGAAGAAGCTAATGAGGCTAAAGAACACGCTGCACGCGCTGAAAGAGATGGTAAAATTCAGGCGGCACAGGAACTTGAAGAAATAGTAAACATTGTTACATCAGCTTCAGAAGAACTGGCTGCTCAGATTGAACAATCGCGCAGGGGAACAGAAGACCAGTCTGCCCAGATAACAGAAACCGCAACAGCCATGGAAGAAATGAATGTTACTGTTCTTGAGGTTGCAAAAAATGCTTCCAATTCTTCCGAAACAGCCAATATGGCTAGAGAGAAGGCTCAAGCCGGTTCCGAAATAGTTTCTAGGGTGTTAAAAAGCATGGAAGAGCTTCAGGGTGTAGCATTACAGCTTAAAGACAATGTTACCAGCCTTGGAAGAGATGCAGAAGGAATAGGACAGGTAATGGAAGTCATTTCCGACATTGCTGACCAAACGAACCTGCTGGCTTTGAATGCTGCTATTGAAGCTGCAAGAGCCGGTGAAGCAGGTCGCGGTTTTGCCGTCGTTGCTGATGAAGTTCGCAAACTGGCCGAAAAAACCATGACTGCTACTAATGAAGTTGGAAAAGCCATTACTGACATTCAGAAAGGTACTACTGATAACATTCAAAATGTTGATAAGGCTGTCATAAAAATTGATGAAACAACAAAGCTTTCAACTGAATCAGGTGCTTCACTTGATGCAATTGTCAACTTTGTCGATGATACTTCAAACCAAGTTCAAAATATTGCAACTGCCGCAGAAGAACAGTCAGCTGCAAGTGAACAGATCAATCAGTCCCTAAGCCAGGTAGCTGACATTTCTAATGAAACAGCAAAAGCCATGGGAGAATCAGCAATCGCTGTTGAAGAAGTTGCTAAGCAGACACAGGCTCTGCAAAAACTTATCAACCACATGAAAGAATAA
- a CDS encoding LytS/YhcK type 5TM receptor domain-containing protein: MNPEALIITLAERFGLIIAGSFLLLTITPLHKIGFNRHSERSSIAMQILIFGTCGILGTYGGNFVFQSVANLRAMAVITGGLFGGPLVGLGAGIIAGGHRILIDFGGFSSVPCGLATMLEGIAAGLISLKLTNRMDWRAAAGLAFVGEIIHMIMVLYFSHPYEEALKVVELIALPMIILNTFGAALFAQVISIVFRYGTKQDSVKAQQILDIANLTVSHLRSGLTLDSAQETAKIIHAHVSAAAVAITDNVNVLAHVGAGSDHHLPGEKIRTESTLHVLAEGDPIFLDSGKKIGCNHKGCPFTTAAVVPLHKNGQIVGTLKMYGTRNKQLDLLSFEIAKGLANLCSTQLELEEIQIKEQMLAHAEIRRLQAQINPHFLFNSLNTVTSFCRTNPNRARELLLELSKYMRKNLDSSRGYVPLHEELAQLHSYLAIEQARFGERIKINLNVADECKDWPIPPLIIQPLVENSVKHGILGREEGGTISVSIHCANDEMHISIKDDGVGMSNEQLAYINKRKRIDSREEGIGVRNCIQRMEQIYGPQYKMIIKSEEGKGTKIDFQVPKLKTAVQMQEFAGNAG; the protein is encoded by the coding sequence ATGAATCCAGAAGCTTTAATTATTACCCTTGCCGAACGCTTCGGCCTTATTATCGCAGGCTCTTTCCTGCTGCTGACAATTACGCCTCTCCACAAAATCGGCTTCAATCGCCATTCCGAAAGAAGCAGTATCGCCATGCAAATTCTTATATTTGGTACTTGCGGTATTCTCGGCACATACGGCGGTAACTTTGTTTTTCAGTCTGTTGCCAACCTGCGAGCTATGGCTGTAATTACCGGAGGACTTTTCGGAGGACCGCTGGTAGGTCTTGGCGCCGGCATAATTGCAGGAGGACACCGTATACTGATTGACTTCGGAGGATTCAGCTCTGTCCCGTGCGGATTGGCAACTATGCTGGAAGGCATTGCTGCCGGCTTAATATCACTGAAACTTACTAATCGCATGGATTGGAGGGCTGCTGCAGGACTAGCTTTTGTAGGAGAAATAATCCATATGATTATGGTGCTTTACTTCTCACACCCATATGAAGAAGCCCTTAAAGTTGTTGAACTTATAGCCCTGCCTATGATTATTTTGAATACCTTTGGCGCAGCTCTTTTTGCACAGGTTATCAGTATTGTTTTTAGATATGGAACAAAGCAGGACTCTGTCAAAGCTCAACAGATTCTGGATATTGCCAACCTGACGGTCAGTCATTTACGCTCCGGTCTGACTCTAGATTCTGCACAGGAAACCGCTAAAATAATTCATGCCCACGTATCTGCCGCAGCCGTAGCCATAACTGATAATGTAAATGTACTTGCACACGTTGGGGCAGGCTCAGATCACCACCTTCCCGGTGAAAAAATACGAACCGAATCAACTCTACACGTATTGGCGGAAGGTGATCCCATTTTTCTGGATTCAGGAAAAAAGATCGGCTGCAATCATAAAGGATGCCCCTTTACTACTGCCGCAGTTGTTCCACTGCATAAGAACGGACAGATAGTTGGAACCCTTAAAATGTACGGAACCCGCAATAAACAGCTCGACCTGCTTTCATTTGAAATTGCTAAAGGCCTTGCCAACCTCTGCTCTACCCAGCTGGAACTCGAAGAAATTCAGATTAAAGAACAGATGCTTGCCCATGCAGAAATCAGGAGATTGCAAGCTCAGATCAATCCTCACTTTTTATTCAATTCACTTAATACAGTCACATCATTTTGCCGAACCAACCCGAACAGAGCCCGCGAACTGCTGCTGGAACTATCAAAATATATGCGCAAAAATCTTGATAGCAGCCGTGGTTACGTTCCATTGCATGAAGAACTTGCCCAGTTGCACAGTTATTTAGCTATTGAACAGGCCAGGTTTGGTGAACGTATTAAAATTAATTTAAATGTTGCCGATGAATGTAAAGACTGGCCTATTCCACCGCTTATAATCCAGCCGCTAGTTGAAAACAGCGTGAAACACGGAATTTTAGGACGCGAAGAAGGCGGAACAATCTCAGTATCAATCCATTGCGCTAACGATGAAATGCATATTTCAATTAAAGATGATGGCGTAGGAATGAGTAATGAACAACTTGCATATATTAATAAGAGAAAGCGCATCGATTCACGTGAAGAAGGAATCGGAGTACGCAATTGTATTCAGCGAATGGAACAGATTTACGGGCCGCAATATAAAATGATAATTAAAAGTGAAGAGGGAAAAGGTACCAAGATTGACTTTCAGGTTCCTAAACTGAAAACAGCTGTACAGATGCAGGAATTTGCCGGAAATGCCGGGTAG
- a CDS encoding carbon starvation CstA family protein: protein MLFFFACVAALIVGYIIYGKFVDNVFGPDENRTTPAYAMRDDVDYMPMPKWKLMFIQVLDIAGIGPIFGPILGALYGPAALLWIVIGCIFGGAVHDYFSGMLSIRNDGASVPELVGEYLGMSARHVMRIFAFVLLMLVGVVFVLSPAKLLTGLTGIDTGILVACIFAYYFLATILPIDKLIGKLYPLFGALLLIMTIAIAVALMFSGHTLLPNLDFAVNTSPTGKPMWPLLFITLSCGAISGFHATQSPLMARCVKNEKEGRPVFYGAMIIEGIIGLIWCTIGLSFYDTPAAMNAVIASGSPSAVVSQAANSLLGPIGGVFAIIAVVILPITSGDTAFRSTRLIVAETFKMDQGPAIKRLLIAVPLFILGYIISTQNFSSIWRYFGFSNQCLSMLVLWTAAVYLGQRAKLHWIASLPATFMTAVVVTFIAQAKIGFELDMNVSILLGIAAAIAALAVFLVKFVSPKAAQEVN from the coding sequence ATGCTATTTTTCTTTGCCTGCGTGGCAGCACTGATTGTTGGTTACATTATTTATGGTAAATTTGTAGATAATGTATTTGGACCGGATGAAAACCGCACAACTCCCGCATACGCCATGCGTGATGATGTGGACTACATGCCAATGCCTAAATGGAAACTCATGTTCATTCAGGTACTGGATATTGCCGGTATCGGCCCTATTTTCGGCCCCATACTCGGAGCACTGTACGGCCCGGCTGCCCTTCTCTGGATTGTAATCGGCTGTATTTTCGGCGGCGCGGTTCATGACTACTTCAGCGGAATGCTTTCCATCCGCAATGATGGAGCATCAGTTCCCGAACTTGTCGGCGAATATCTAGGTATGTCAGCACGCCACGTTATGCGCATATTTGCTTTTGTTCTGCTCATGCTGGTAGGAGTTGTCTTTGTCCTGTCACCTGCAAAACTGCTTACAGGACTGACTGGAATTGATACCGGAATTCTTGTTGCCTGTATCTTTGCTTACTATTTCCTCGCTACAATCCTTCCCATTGATAAACTCATCGGTAAACTTTACCCTCTGTTCGGCGCATTACTGCTGATCATGACAATCGCCATTGCAGTGGCTCTCATGTTCAGCGGCCACACACTTCTGCCGAACCTCGACTTTGCTGTTAATACCAGCCCCACCGGCAAGCCCATGTGGCCACTTCTTTTCATCACTTTATCCTGTGGCGCAATCAGCGGATTCCATGCCACACAGTCTCCGCTCATGGCCCGTTGCGTAAAGAATGAAAAAGAAGGCCGTCCGGTATTCTATGGTGCAATGATCATCGAAGGTATCATCGGACTTATCTGGTGTACTATCGGTCTGTCATTTTACGATACCCCTGCAGCAATGAACGCAGTTATCGCTTCTGGATCACCTTCCGCAGTTGTATCACAGGCAGCGAACTCCCTGCTCGGCCCCATAGGTGGAGTCTTTGCAATTATCGCAGTTGTCATCCTGCCTATCACCAGTGGTGATACTGCTTTCCGCAGCACACGCCTCATCGTTGCTGAAACATTCAAGATGGACCAGGGACCTGCAATTAAACGTCTCTTGATCGCAGTTCCTTTATTTATTCTTGGGTATATTATCTCCACTCAGAACTTCAGCTCAATCTGGAGATATTTCGGCTTCTCAAACCAGTGTCTGTCCATGCTCGTACTTTGGACTGCTGCAGTTTATCTCGGACAGCGTGCTAAACTGCACTGGATCGCTTCCCTGCCTGCAACCTTTATGACTGCTGTTGTTGTAACCTTCATTGCACAGGCAAAAATAGGTTTTGAACTGGATATGAATGTTTCAATACTCCTTGGTATTGCTGCAGCTATCGCAGCACTGGCCGTCTTCCTTGTAAAGTTCGTTTCTCCAAAAGCGGCACAGGAAGTTAATTAA